Genomic window (Thermotoga sp. SG1):
ATCGGGATTGTGATGGGAAGTTCTGGATGTTGCAAGAACCAAAGAAAACCGGAGATTCCTATAGCAAAGGCAACGGGCATGCCTAAGATGAGAAAAACTGCGAAGGCGATGAGCACTATGATCATCTCATTTTTCCTCCTTCTTATTGCCCTTGAATTCTTCTATCAATTTCAAAACAGTGGTTCTGAAGAGAAGGAGTGCGCCAACCGGAACACTCAGAGTAACCCACGTATAACTGAAATTCGGTATTCCCACAAAGGTTCTGTACCTTGTTTTATAGGAAAGATAAAAGCCCCACACGATTAGATAGACAACGAAGGCAAGGATGATGAAGTAGTTCACTATTCTGATGATCTTTTGGGTTCTCTCGGAGAACTTCCTCACAAGGATGTCTACTGACATCATCTTGTTTTCCCGCCAGGCAACATCAACAGCAAAGAAACACGCCCACGCAAATAGAAAACTGCTGACATCGACAGCCCAATTTATTGGATGTTTGAGAAATCTCGCTACTCCAGAAGCAAAGACAAGAACAATCATCGCCATGAGGAGGATCTTAGCGGAGTGTTTTTCGAACTTCAAAAGGATTTGGTCCAGTTTTTTCACGTCTCTCACCTCTGACAGATAGGATGAAAGCCCGCCCCCGAAGGGGCCGGGCTGATGGTCACTCTCCCTTTACTTCTTTCATCAACTGATTGAGGGCGTTTTCAAGCCCGAGGTTCTTGTAAGC
Coding sequences:
- a CDS encoding TRAP transporter small permease produces the protein MKKLDQILLKFEKHSAKILLMAMIVLVFASGVARFLKHPINWAVDVSSFLFAWACFFAVDVAWRENKMMSVDILVRKFSERTQKIIRIVNYFIILAFVVYLIVWGFYLSYKTRYRTFVGIPNFSYTWVTLSVPVGALLLFRTTVLKLIEEFKGNKKEEK